The following proteins are encoded in a genomic region of Magnolia sinica isolate HGM2019 chromosome 1, MsV1, whole genome shotgun sequence:
- the LOC131253555 gene encoding thioredoxin H-type, with product MAEEGAVVSCHTIDAWNEQLQRGNDSKKLVVVDFTASWCGPCRFIAPVLSELAKKLPDVIFLKVDVDELKSVAQDWAIEAMPTFMFLKEGKIVDKVVGARKEELQQKVGKHMAT from the exons atggcgGAAGAAGGAGCTGTGGTTAGCTGCCACACCATCGATGCTTGGAATGAACAGCTGCAAAGGGGCAACGACTCCAAGAAGCTG GTGGTGGTCGATTTTACTGCTTCATGGTGCGGGCCATGCCGTTTCATTGCCCCTGTCTTGTCTGAGCTTGCCAAAAAATTGCCTGATGTTATTTTTCTGAAGGTAGATGTTGACGAATTGAAG AGTGTTGCTCAAGATTGGGCGATAGAGGCAATGCCGACTTTCATGTTCCTGAAGGAAGGGAAGATAGTGGACAAGGTTGTGGGTGCAAGGAAGGAGGAGCTGCAGCAGAAGGTTGGGAAGCACATGGCCACTTGA